In Massilia violaceinigra, one DNA window encodes the following:
- the greA gene encoding transcription elongation factor GreA, producing MNTSVPLTKYGAELLKEELHQLKTKERRIVIDAIAEARSHGDLSENAEYDAAKERQAFVEGRIAELEGKLGAAQIIDPATLDAEGRVVFASTVDLEDLDNGTKVTYQIVGLDEADLKLNKVSVTSPIARALIGKYAGDVVEVQAPSGPREYEILEVKYI from the coding sequence ATGAACACATCAGTTCCACTTACCAAATACGGCGCCGAACTGCTCAAGGAAGAGCTGCATCAGCTCAAGACCAAAGAGCGCCGCATTGTGATCGACGCGATCGCCGAAGCGCGCTCGCATGGCGATTTGTCCGAGAACGCCGAATACGACGCCGCCAAGGAGCGCCAGGCATTCGTCGAAGGCCGCATTGCGGAGCTGGAAGGCAAATTGGGCGCCGCGCAGATCATCGATCCGGCCACCCTGGACGCCGAAGGGCGCGTGGTGTTCGCCTCGACCGTCGACCTGGAAGACCTGGACAACGGCACCAAGGTGACGTACCAGATCGTGGGCCTGGACGAAGCGGACCTCAAGCTCAATAAGGTCTCGGTCACGTCGCCCATCGCGCGCGCGCTGATTGGCAAGTACGCCGGTGATGTGGTCGAAGTGCAGGCGCCATCGGGCCCGCGCGAATACGAAATCCTCGAAGTCAAGTACATCTGA
- a CDS encoding RlmE family RNA methyltransferase gives MAKNKLNKNWLHDHINDPYVKLAQKEGYRARAAYKLKEIDESEKLIKSGQVIVDLGCTPGSWGQYVRRKLAGKDGGGINGTIIGLDMLPMEPIADMHFILGDFREARILRQLDTILAGRKCDLVLSDMAPNLSGIPTADSARMEHLIDLAIEFSQFHMKPSGALVVKCFKDMGFSQIVEKFRAEFKVVKQIKPKASRDKSSEIFLVGKGLKNPTDKNTALEEESPLDI, from the coding sequence ATGGCAAAGAACAAATTAAACAAAAACTGGTTGCACGACCACATAAACGACCCCTACGTGAAGTTGGCGCAGAAAGAGGGTTACCGTGCACGCGCCGCCTACAAGCTCAAGGAAATCGACGAGAGCGAGAAGCTGATCAAATCCGGCCAGGTCATCGTCGACCTCGGCTGCACCCCGGGCAGCTGGGGCCAGTACGTCCGGCGTAAACTCGCAGGCAAGGATGGCGGCGGCATCAACGGCACCATCATCGGCCTCGACATGCTGCCGATGGAGCCGATCGCCGACATGCACTTTATCCTGGGCGACTTCCGCGAGGCGCGCATCCTGCGCCAGCTCGACACCATCCTGGCCGGGCGCAAGTGCGACCTGGTGCTGTCGGACATGGCGCCCAACCTGTCGGGCATCCCCACGGCCGATTCGGCCCGCATGGAGCACCTGATCGACCTGGCCATCGAATTTTCGCAATTCCACATGAAACCGTCCGGCGCCCTGGTGGTGAAATGCTTTAAAGACATGGGTTTCAGCCAGATCGTGGAGAAGTTCCGGGCCGAGTTCAAGGTCGTCAAGCAGATCAAGCCGAAGGCCAGCCGCGACAAATCGTCCGAAATTTTCCTCGTCGGCAAGGGGCTGAAAAATCCTACCGACAAGAATACCGCGCTGGAAGAAGAATCTCCCCTTGATATTTGA
- the folP gene encoding dihydropteroate synthase has protein sequence MRQYFQCGRFGFDLAAKPLVMGILNVTPDSFSDGGRFQSLEFALSRAEEMASEGVDLIDIGGESSRPGAPGLALDEELRRVMPVLYALRDLGKPLSIDTYKPEVMREAILAGVDMINDINAFRAPGALEAVAGSDCALCVMHMQSTPQTMQQEPVYADVVREVTDFLRERVEAMLAIGIERQRICIDPGFGFGKTVEHNYALLRNIGNMQRELGLPALAGVSRKSMIGAVTGKPVEQRLAGSLAGALAAVAQGARIVRVHDVIETVDALTVWQAATIH, from the coding sequence ATGCGACAATATTTTCAATGCGGCCGCTTTGGCTTCGACCTGGCGGCCAAACCGCTGGTCATGGGCATCCTCAACGTCACGCCTGACTCGTTTTCCGATGGCGGGCGTTTCCAATCGCTTGAGTTTGCGCTCTCGCGCGCCGAGGAAATGGCGAGCGAAGGTGTCGACCTGATCGATATCGGCGGCGAATCGAGCCGTCCGGGCGCGCCCGGCCTCGCGCTCGACGAGGAACTGCGCCGGGTGATGCCGGTGCTGTACGCGCTGCGCGACCTCGGCAAGCCCTTGTCGATCGATACCTACAAGCCGGAGGTGATGCGCGAGGCGATCCTGGCCGGGGTCGACATGATCAACGACATCAATGCGTTTCGGGCGCCCGGTGCGCTGGAAGCGGTGGCGGGCAGCGACTGCGCGCTGTGCGTGATGCACATGCAAAGTACGCCGCAAACCATGCAGCAGGAACCCGTCTACGCCGACGTGGTGCGCGAGGTCACGGATTTTCTGCGCGAACGGGTCGAGGCCATGCTGGCCATCGGCATCGAACGCCAGCGCATCTGCATCGATCCGGGTTTTGGATTCGGCAAGACGGTGGAACACAACTATGCCTTGTTGCGTAATATCGGCAACATGCAGCGGGAACTGGGGTTGCCCGCGCTGGCGGGCGTGTCGCGCAAATCGATGATCGGCGCCGTGACCGGCAAACCGGTCGAGCAGCGCCTGGCCGGCAGCCTTGCGGGCGCACTGGCTGCGGTGGCCCAGGGCGCGCGCATCGTGCGCGTCCATGATGTAATTGAAACGGTAGATGCACTCACAGTGTGGCAAGCTGCCACCATTCATTAA
- a CDS encoding DUF4149 domain-containing protein, whose product MLLARARLLLVTAWAGSLWTVGYLVAPTLFRTLSDSVLAGTIAGSMFRSEAIVSLVCGAGLLVLLALEKGFDAKRKRLLMLVVAGMLALVAVSTLGLGPMMAALKEAAPGGMMEPAARKQFGMLHGVSMVLYLIQSVLAGVLVFKNPAAPITR is encoded by the coding sequence ATGCTGCTGGCGCGGGCCCGTTTGCTGCTGGTGACGGCGTGGGCGGGCAGTTTGTGGACGGTGGGTTATCTGGTGGCCCCGACCCTGTTCCGCACCCTGTCCGACAGCGTGCTGGCCGGGACGATTGCGGGCAGCATGTTCAGGAGCGAGGCGATCGTGTCGCTGGTGTGCGGCGCGGGTTTGCTGGTGTTGCTGGCGCTGGAGAAGGGCTTTGACGCGAAGCGCAAGCGCTTGCTGATGCTGGTGGTGGCCGGGATGCTGGCGCTGGTGGCGGTGAGTACGCTGGGACTGGGGCCGATGATGGCGGCGCTGAAGGAAGCGGCGCCTGGCGGCATGATGGAGCCGGCCGCGCGCAAACAGTTCGGCATGCTGCACGGGGTGTCGATGGTGTTGTATCTGATTCAGAGCGTGCTGGCGGGGGTGCTGGTGTTCAAGAACCCAGCCGCGCCGATAACTCGATAG
- the ftsH gene encoding ATP-dependent zinc metalloprotease FtsH, which produces MNNMFSKSAIWVVVALLLFMLFRQFDNHSAAGGSKAIPYSELLDEVKARRIKDVVIEGQNITATRSDDTKVRATASMLDRGLVSDLRDANVHFDIKPPEDPSFLTTVFISWFPFLLLIGVWVFFMRQMQGGGKGGAFSFGKSKARMMDETNNTVTFADVAGCDEAKEEVNEIVDFLKDPTKFQKLGGRIPRGVLMVGPPGTGKTLLARAIAGEAKVPFFSISGSDFVEMFVGVGASRVRDMFENAKKHSPCIIFIDEIDAVGRHRGAGMGGGNDEREQTLNQLLVEMDGFEASSGVIVVAATNRADVLDKALLRPGRFDRQVMVGLPDIRGREQILNVHMRKVPIGADVKADILARGTPGFSGADLANLVNEAALFAARRSKRLVEMSDFEDAKDKIYMGPERKSMVMREEERRNTAYHESGHAVIAKLLPKADPVHKVTIMPRGYALGLTWQLPEHDVLSGYKDKMLEEISILFGGRIAEELFVGQMSTGASNDFSRATKLARSMVTRFGMSDSMGVMVYEDSENEGFFGGATKTISEATQQKVDAEIRSILDTQYALSRRLLEENRDKVEKMTRALLDWETIDADQINDIMAGHEPREPKSGVLTKRTPPPGDSGSGGVSPNATAPA; this is translated from the coding sequence GTGAATAATATGTTTTCAAAATCCGCCATCTGGGTAGTCGTTGCCCTGCTGTTGTTCATGCTGTTCAGACAGTTTGACAACCACAGCGCTGCCGGCGGCAGCAAGGCCATCCCTTATTCCGAACTGCTCGATGAGGTCAAGGCCCGTCGCATCAAGGATGTGGTCATCGAAGGTCAGAACATCACCGCCACGCGCTCGGATGACACCAAGGTACGTGCCACCGCGTCGATGCTCGACCGCGGCCTGGTATCGGACCTGCGTGATGCGAATGTGCATTTCGACATCAAACCGCCTGAAGATCCATCGTTCCTGACGACCGTGTTCATTTCCTGGTTCCCGTTCCTGTTGCTGATCGGCGTCTGGGTCTTCTTCATGCGCCAGATGCAGGGCGGCGGCAAGGGCGGCGCTTTCTCCTTCGGCAAGTCCAAAGCACGCATGATGGATGAAACCAACAACACCGTCACCTTCGCCGACGTCGCCGGTTGCGACGAAGCGAAGGAAGAAGTCAACGAGATCGTCGACTTCCTCAAGGACCCGACCAAGTTCCAGAAGCTGGGCGGACGCATTCCGCGCGGCGTGCTGATGGTTGGTCCTCCGGGCACCGGTAAAACCCTGCTGGCGCGCGCCATTGCCGGCGAAGCCAAGGTGCCGTTCTTCTCGATTTCCGGTTCGGACTTCGTTGAAATGTTCGTCGGCGTCGGTGCGAGCCGCGTGCGCGACATGTTCGAGAACGCCAAGAAACACTCGCCTTGCATCATCTTCATCGACGAGATCGACGCGGTCGGACGTCATCGTGGCGCCGGCATGGGCGGCGGTAACGACGAGCGCGAACAGACCTTGAACCAGCTGCTGGTCGAGATGGACGGTTTTGAAGCCAGCTCCGGCGTGATCGTCGTGGCCGCCACCAACCGCGCCGACGTACTCGACAAGGCGCTGCTGCGTCCGGGCCGTTTCGACCGCCAGGTCATGGTTGGCCTGCCGGACATCCGCGGCCGTGAACAGATTCTCAATGTGCACATGCGCAAGGTGCCTATCGGCGCCGACGTCAAGGCCGACATCCTGGCACGCGGTACGCCTGGCTTCTCGGGCGCCGACCTGGCCAACCTGGTCAACGAAGCAGCCCTGTTCGCCGCGCGCCGCAGCAAGCGCCTGGTGGAAATGAGCGACTTCGAAGATGCCAAGGACAAGATCTACATGGGTCCCGAGCGTAAATCGATGGTCATGCGCGAAGAAGAACGCCGCAACACCGCGTACCACGAGTCCGGCCACGCCGTCATCGCCAAGCTGCTGCCGAAGGCCGATCCGGTGCACAAGGTCACGATCATGCCGCGCGGTTATGCCCTCGGCCTGACCTGGCAGCTGCCTGAACACGACGTCCTGTCCGGCTACAAGGACAAGATGCTGGAAGAAATCTCGATCCTGTTCGGTGGCCGTATCGCCGAAGAACTGTTCGTCGGTCAGATGTCGACCGGCGCGTCGAACGACTTCTCGCGTGCCACCAAACTGGCGCGCTCGATGGTGACGCGTTTCGGCATGAGCGACAGCATGGGCGTGATGGTCTACGAGGATAGCGAGAACGAAGGTTTCTTCGGCGGCGCCACCAAGACCATTTCCGAGGCGACCCAGCAAAAGGTCGATGCGGAAATCCGTTCGATTCTCGACACGCAGTACGCGCTTTCGCGCCGCCTGCTGGAAGAGAACCGTGACAAGGTCGAAAAAATGACCCGCGCGCTGCTCGACTGGGAAACCATCGACGCCGACCAGATCAACGACATCATGGCCGGGCACGAGCCGCGCGAACCGAAGTCGGGTGTGCTGACCAAGCGCACGCCGCCTCCGGGCGACAGCGGCTCGGGCGGGGTTTCACCGAACGCGACAGCACCGGCGTAA
- a CDS encoding YhbY family RNA-binding protein, which yields MQKLTPVERSALRAEAHALKPVVIIGEAGLTPAVIKEISASLDSHGLIKVRVLGDDRAMRTEIYENICTELDAAPVQHIGKLLVIYRPKVEVAKERSGKSGKGMREVTIVKASASGTKRPSVTKVMIKGNERVTEGGTIKRAKPRQSSPKKGALGK from the coding sequence ATGCAAAAACTTACCCCCGTCGAGCGCAGTGCACTGCGCGCTGAAGCGCATGCGCTCAAGCCTGTCGTCATCATCGGCGAAGCGGGCCTGACGCCAGCCGTGATCAAGGAGATCTCGGCCAGCCTCGACTCGCACGGCCTGATCAAGGTCCGCGTGTTAGGCGACGACCGCGCCATGCGCACAGAAATCTACGAGAACATTTGTACCGAACTCGATGCGGCTCCGGTACAACACATCGGCAAACTGCTGGTCATTTACCGTCCCAAAGTGGAAGTGGCAAAGGAACGCAGCGGCAAGTCGGGTAAAGGAATGCGCGAAGTTACCATTGTTAAAGCGAGCGCAAGCGGTACCAAGCGTCCGTCCGTGACCAAGGTCATGATCAAGGGCAATGAGCGTGTGACGGAAGGCGGCACCATCAAGCGCGCCAAACCGCGCCAGAGCAGCCCTAAGAAAGGCGCACTGGGAAAATAA